One stretch of Echeneis naucrates chromosome 11, fEcheNa1.1, whole genome shotgun sequence DNA includes these proteins:
- the LOC115050821 gene encoding serine/arginine-rich splicing factor 10 isoform X1 — protein sequence MSRYMRPPNASLFVRNISDESRPEDLRREFGRYGPIVDVYIPLDFYTRQPRGFAYIQFEDVRDAEDALHSLDRKWVCGRQIEIQFAQGDRKTPNQMKAKERRSPGRSSRYDDYDRDSRRRRSRSRSYERYRSRSPSNDRRRRRSESPRDSRGRMYARGRSRSREDDRYRPRPRRESRGRSRSHSRSASPRENLNPASTSHYTEEEVGRTHSPSHSRSQSVSRSRSRSRSRSRSWAGRKSGGR from the exons ATGTCCAGATACATGAGGCCTCCAAACGCTTCTCTGTTTGTCAGGAACATCTCGGATGAGTCCAG GCCTGAGGATTTGCGGCGTGAGTTTGGCCGCTATGGGCCGATAGTAGATGTCTACATCCCACTTGACTTCTATACACGTCAACCAAGAGGATTTGCATACATTCA GTTTGAGGATGTGCGTGATGCAGAAGATGCTCTTCACAGCCTGGACAGGAAGTGGGTTTGTGGCCGTCAGATTGAAATCCAGTTTGCCCAGGGCGACAGAAAGA CACCAAATCAGATGAAAGCAAAGGAAAGACGTTCTCCGGGCCGATCCTCTCGATACGATGACTATGATCGAGACAGCCGGCGCAGACGTTCACGCAGCCGCAGCTATGAAAGATACCGATCACGCAGCCCCTCAAACGACCGCCGGCGCAGACGATCCGAGAGTCCTCGAGA CTCTCGAGGACGGATGTATGCAAGAGGACGGAGCAGGAGCCGTGAGGATGACAG ATACAGGCCGAGGCCTCGCAGAGAATCCAGGGGGAGATCTCGATCGCACTCCAGATCTGCTTCTCCACGAGAAAATCTCAACCCCGCTTCAACATCACATTACACCGAAGAAGAAGTCGGACGCACACACTCCCCATCCCACTCCAGATCCCAGTCTGTATCGAGGTCCCGCTCTCGTTCACGCTCTCGGTCCCGATCTTGGGCCGGACGCAAGTCAGGAGGACGCTAG
- the mycbp gene encoding C-Myc-binding protein, with product MAHYRASESKREQFRRYLEKSGVLDTITSVLVALYEEPDKPNNALDFIKLHLGAAGPGPADAEALRMELADLHRKCNLLLEENKELKNKLMQYEPSPEEGAAE from the exons ATGGCTCATTACAGA gcctCAGAGTCGAAAAGAGAGCAGTTCAGGCGGTATTTGGAGAAATCTGGAGTCCTGGACACGATAACAAGCG TTCTGGTGGCACTTTATGAGGAGCCCGATAAGCCCAACAATGCTCTGGA TTTCATAAAGCTTCACCTCGGTGCAGCTGGTCCGGGGCCAGCAGATGCTGAGGCTCTTCGCATGGAGCTGGCTGATCTTCATCGGAAGTGTAACCTGCTGCTAGAGGAGAACAAGGAGCTGAAAAACAAG CTGATGCAATATGAACCGTCACCTGAGGAGGGAGCAGCGGAGTAA
- the LOC115050821 gene encoding serine/arginine-rich splicing factor 10 isoform X2, protein MKFKVQHGQSMFEDVRDAEDALHSLDRKWVCGRQIEIQFAQGDRKTPNQMKAKERRSPGRSSRYDDYDRDSRRRRSRSRSYERYRSRSPSNDRRRRRSESPRDSRGRMYARGRSRSREDDRYRPRPRRESRGRSRSHSRSASPRENLNPASTSHYTEEEVGRTHSPSHSRSQSVSRSRSRSRSRSRSWAGRKSGGR, encoded by the exons ATGAAGTTCAAAGTCCAGCATGGGCAAAG CATGTTTGAGGATGTGCGTGATGCAGAAGATGCTCTTCACAGCCTGGACAGGAAGTGGGTTTGTGGCCGTCAGATTGAAATCCAGTTTGCCCAGGGCGACAGAAAGA CACCAAATCAGATGAAAGCAAAGGAAAGACGTTCTCCGGGCCGATCCTCTCGATACGATGACTATGATCGAGACAGCCGGCGCAGACGTTCACGCAGCCGCAGCTATGAAAGATACCGATCACGCAGCCCCTCAAACGACCGCCGGCGCAGACGATCCGAGAGTCCTCGAGA CTCTCGAGGACGGATGTATGCAAGAGGACGGAGCAGGAGCCGTGAGGATGACAG ATACAGGCCGAGGCCTCGCAGAGAATCCAGGGGGAGATCTCGATCGCACTCCAGATCTGCTTCTCCACGAGAAAATCTCAACCCCGCTTCAACATCACATTACACCGAAGAAGAAGTCGGACGCACACACTCCCCATCCCACTCCAGATCCCAGTCTGTATCGAGGTCCCGCTCTCGTTCACGCTCTCGGTCCCGATCTTGGGCCGGACGCAAGTCAGGAGGACGCTAG
- the LOC115050822 gene encoding gap junction alpha-9 protein-like produces MGDWNFLGGILEEVHIHSTMVGKIWLTILFIFRMLVLGVAAEDVWNDEQSDFICNTEQPGCRNVCYDQAFPISLIRYWVLQVIFVSSPSLVYMGHAIYQLRALEKERHCKKVALRRELEGVDVELAEVRRRIEKEMKQLEQGKLNKAPLRGSLLCTYVAHIVTRSVVEVSFMMGQYILYGHRLSPLYKCEREPCPNMVDCFVSRPTEKTVFMMFMQAIACISLFLSLLEIMHLSYKKVKKGILDYYPHLKDDLDDYYINKSKKNSVVHQVCAGTSVGRKATIPTAPSGYTLLLEKQGNGPNYPLLSASSAFMPIQGDPGAKPDGRKDAKDAKDGVPSPTEQNSNSNNTSSETRSPPADKQEDPEQPSPHHGRSEYPTLPVADSSSCTTLSGIARKSRRVSPPWNCSTVMEGNGSDSGDSYKGSRSSTKLRSSCIDPRARLLSKSDTKRPSRSHSPDSGGELSSVSRHSRESDSPSASSPNRRVSAASSASSRRAPTDLQI; encoded by the coding sequence atgggAGACTGGAACTTCCTTGGCGGGATCTTGGAGGAGGTCCACATCCACTCCACCATGGTGGGTAAGATCTGGCTCACCATCCTCTTCATATTCCGGATGTTGGTGCTGGGCGTCGCCGCGGAGGACGTTTGGAACGACGAGCAGTCGGACTTCATCTGCAACACGGAGCAGCCGGGCTGCCGAAACGTCTGCTACGACCAGGCCTTCCCCATCTCCCTCATCAGGTACTGGGTGCTGCAGGTGATCTTCGTGTCCTCGCCCTCCCTGGTCTACATGGGCCACGCCATCTACCAGCTGCGGGCCCTGGAAAAGGAGCGCCACTGTAAGAAGGTGGCTCTCCGCCGGGAGCTGGAGGGAGTGGATGTGGAGCTGgcggaggtgaggaggaggattgAGAAGGAGatgaagcagctggagcaggGAAAGCTCAACAAGGCGCCGCTGCGAGGATCTCTGCTGTGCACCTATGTGGCCCACATCGTGACCCGCTCGGTGGTGGAGGTCAGCTTCATGATGGGGCAGTACATCCTCTACGGACACCGCCTGAGTCCTCTTTACAAGTGTGAGAGGGAGCCGTGCCCGAACATGGTGGACTGTTTTGTCTCCAGACCAACAGAGAAGACAGTTTTCATGATGTTCATGCAGGCCATCGCCTGCATCTCCCTCTTCCTCAGCCTTCTTGAGATCATGCACCTGAGCTACAAGAAGGTGAAGAAGGGCATCCTGGACTACTACCCCCACCTGAAGGACGACCTGGATGACTACTACATCAACAAGTCCAAAAAGAACTCGGTCGTGCATCAGGTTTGCGCGGGGACCTCAGTGGGCCGCAAGGCAACCATCCCCACAGCACCCAGCGGATACACCCTGCTGCTGGAGAAGCAAGGCAACGGACCCAACTACCCTCTGCTCAGTGCCTCCTCGGCCTTCATGCCCATACAAGGAGACCCCGGGGCAAAACCAGATGGCCGCAAGGACGCCAAGGACGCCAAGGACGGGGTCCCGAGTCCAACGGAGCAGAACAGCAACTCCAACAACACCAGCAGTGAGACACGTTCACCCCCTGCTGACAAACAGGAGGACCCTGAGCAGCCATCCCCCCATCATGGGAGGTCTGAGTACCCCACCCTCCCCGTAGcagactcctcctcctgcaccacGCTGTCAGGGATAGCCAGGAAGTCACGCAGGGTCAGCCCGCCGTGGAACTGCTCCACGGTGATGGAGGGGAACGGCTCGGACAGCGGAGACTCGTACAAAGGGAGCCGGAGCAGCACGAAGCTCCGCAGCAGCTGCATCGACCCCAGAGCCAGGCTGCTCTCCAAATCAGACACCAAGAGGCCGAGCAGATCCCACAGCCCAGACTCCGGGGGGGAGCTGAGCTCTGTATCTCGACACAGCCGGGAGAGCGACAGCCCCTCAGCCTCCTCCCCAAACCGCAGAGTGTCTGCGGCGAGCAGCGCCAGCAGCAGGCGGGCTCCTACCGATCTGCAGATATAA
- the LOC115051407 gene encoding fatty acid-binding protein, liver-like gives MDFSGTWKIYSEENLEAFLREIGAPEMIVKMRKEIKPVIVIERNGKDITFTMKTPTCTKVNSCSIGEESEMTTLDGRKIKCTVREEDGKLITESDKFTSVREIQGDDMVETITAGSVTFICRSRRA, from the exons ATGGACTTTAGTGGCACCTGGAAGATTTATTCTGAGGAAAACCTCGAGGCGTTCCTGAGAGAAATTG GTGCACCTGAAATGATTGTGAAAATGCGGAAAGAAATCAAACCGGTGATTGTGATTGAGCGGAATGGTAAAGACATTACCTTCACAATGAAGACTCCCACCTGCACTAAAGTCAACTCGTGCAGCATTGGAGAAGAGTCAGAGATGACGACTTTGGATGGAAGGAAGATAAAG TGCACAGTCAGAGAGGAGGATGGGAAACTGATCACTGAGAGTGATAAGTTCACTTCTGTCCGAGAGATCCAAGGAGACGACATGGTGGAG ACTATCACTGCTGGATCTGTAACTTTCATCTGCAGAAGTAGACGAGCCTGA